A stretch of DNA from Kwoniella mangroviensis CBS 8507 chromosome 1 map unlocalized Ctg01, whole genome shotgun sequence:
ttccaTGTTTGTcaaatgagattgatccgGTAGAAGAATTCGGTGATATCATCTAGTCTGATCTTATCCATCCCCCCGATCTCCATCCGCATCTTCCCAAGTTCATCCCACTCATACTTCCTTGCATCATACCAACTTTACTCTTGGCGCTGAAGCAGAGTGGGACATATACGTATACGTCCCAAGAACATCGTTAGATGTCTACAGTGCATTAAGATCATCAGCGAGATGTGTGTGAATTGTATGTAAATTATGACAGGTATGACTCACCACTATCCTCATCAGATCCATaaaattcatcatcttcatcatccaaatcacccaatTCAGTGAAATCCACCTTATATCTCAAAATACCACCAATCCCTCCGAAACCTTTAACAAATTGTGAACCTTCTTGAGATTTGTTAGTCACAAATTCCAAAGTAGCTCCAAACTCTTTGTATTTCTCCGCGAACCATTCTAAGAGTGGTTGAGGATCGGCAGCAGATTCCATCTCGGTTCCAGTCGATTTGTCGATAAACTTCTCTCGATCTTTATCATTTGGTGAAGCGAAGAcaatcacttcttctccagcaGCGTTTCTCAAAGTGTTTCGGATGACGTCCAACTGTTCCCATACGATCAAAGTTTCCACAGCACCCATATCTAAAGCTTTGAGCGTATCGGTGATACCGAAACAGTATTTTCCAGTATCGAGAGCGATTTCGTCAAAGTATTTCTGGATAAGTCGTTTTTCTTGGACGAATTTCACGTTGGCAAGGGAGTCGGCGGCAAGTTCAATGGCCTAAAATAGAATTACATATCAGTAAGGCCGCTTGAGAGATACTGCAAACTTGGTCGAAGTAAAGGAAGATAGTCTATGCCAGGGGAAATGAGCTCACCTGGTTGAAACCATTCTCACCACCATAAGACACATCCACAATCTTAACTACCTTAGCCAACAACCTAGGATCGAACAAGTCACTTCCACTCAAATCCGTTTTCAATTCGGCACTACCTGCCAAGACCAAACCGGCTACATTGACTTTATCGGCAGTGATGAAGTGTTGAACAGCCAATTCAGCTACTTTTCTAACATAATTTCGTCGGGCTTCCTCTCGAAGACGTGAGAAACGTAATGCGGATTGACCACCTCGACCATGTTTCTTTGGTAGATCGACAGTGAATTTATGGATGACATCTCGGGTGTTACCTGATAATGTACCGAACAACTATATGACCATCACTATCAGCTTGAGTCTTCACCAGAAGAACACAGCTTGAGATGACTCACAGCTCCATTACCATCACTACACAATCGGACCGatgatgtatcagctgaatgtgACTCGATGCTTGACGATGTTGACttacatgatg
This window harbors:
- a CDS encoding peptide chain release factor 1 (peptide chain release factor 1, archaeal and eukaryotic forms) encodes the protein MSSEQETDQAIEIWRHRKLLTMLANARGAGTSCITLILPPRSQISQASSMLTTEYGTASNIKSRVNRLSVLSAITSTQQKLKLYNRVPDNGLCVFVGTVLNDEGKEKKISFALEPFKPINTSLYMCDSRFHVEALEELLENDSKWGFIIIDGNGALFGTLSGNTRDVIHKFTVDLPKKHGRGGQSALRFSRLREEARRNYVRKVAELAVQHFITADKVNVAGLVLAGSAELKTDLSGSDLFDPRLLAKVVKIVDVSYGGENGFNQAIELAADSLANVKFVQEKRLIQKYFDEIALDTGKYCFGITDTLKALDMGAVETLIVWEQLDVIRNTLRNAAGEEVIVFASPNDKDREKFIDKSTGTEMESAADPQPLLEWFAEKYKEFGATLEFVTNKSQEGSQFVKGFGGIGGILRYKVDFTELGDLDDEDDEFYGSDEDSGESYLS